Genomic segment of Passer domesticus isolate bPasDom1 chromosome 4, bPasDom1.hap1, whole genome shotgun sequence:
TTCAGGGCATCACATGAACATGTGTTTTGCAAACAGGGTATTCTGGGAGCTGCCAAGAAGGCACAGTGTCTTTCTACAGCCTTCTGTGAATATGAGCTCTGCTACTAATGAGAAGGGCCCTAAAGAACTGAAACAGTACAAAAGCTAATCAAGATGCTGTCctgtttttttttgtaagacAGAGACATCTGCTTTGGTCTTTCAGATGGAGAAACACAACTTCATAATACCTTCTTCTATTATCAAGTTAATTTTAATAAGGAATCCAAAACAATCTGTTTTCTATACTGCTGTGTGAAgataaaaaaatcttattttttatatattatttttcagtattgcattttattctCTTTTAGGAATGGATACTCTGAACAGTGCCATTGAAAGTCTAATGGCTTCCTCTAGCAAAGATGACTGGTTGCCAGTTACCATGAACGTTGCTGATGCTACTGTGACAGTCATCAATGAAAGAGTAAGGCAGACTGTGTCGTTTAAAACACAATTAAAATAATATGATTGTTGAAATCCAGGAACTCAGAAATGCTAATAGGGTTAATTCAAACTAAAATTCATTTgcttattttacattttacttCTTTCCAGAATCTGCAGAGGCTCTTACTGCTCATATCAGCTTCAGTTTTATTTATCATTCCAAGCATGTTctcagaaataaattattataaatattCATTATATAATTAAATTCAGTGTTTTCCTTTCTAGGAATTTTAAGCCTAAAATGTTGTAGGTTAAGCCCAAAGTAGTAGCAATCCTAAATTCCAAACTGCATTTGCCTTACTCTTGGTATGGAAGCCAAGAGTAATATAAAAATCTGTGTTATAGAATAAAATGTAGAGCATTTTCCATAGAGTTTAACGCAGCGTGACTTATTAATGCTATTTTTTATATATGTCTTTTGATGAGGTACTAAACCAACATCTCTATAACATACCAGTGATAGGGGAGCATGCTTTGGAGTCATTATACccatgttgttttttttcttcacaaaacAAGCAGCTTCCAAAATGTACAACATTGTAAAATTTTGTGGCAATGCTCAAAGCCTCGGTGACAGCGTAGAAGGGGAGGTCCAGCCCAGGCCTGAGCATGCTTGGTTCATGAAGACATAAGCAGGAGTTACAATATCAGGATATCCTCCCATGTAATCAAAATTGAAAGTTCCAGAGTATCCAGTAGTGATGATCAATCCTTTGGCTCATGCCCAGAATGAAGAGGAGGTCATGGTGGAGTGTCGTGTGCGGTTCCTGTCCTTCATGGGAGTAGGCAAAGACATCCACACGTTTGCCTTCATTATGGACACAGGAAACCAGCATTTTGAGTGCCATGTTTTCTGGTGTGAACCAAATGCGGGCAATGTATCAGAAGCTGTTCAGGCTGCTTGTATGGTAAGTGACCTTCTGCAAAGGCATCTAATAGCACTTTAAAGTTTCACTGTCTCCACAAATGAGCATTTTTTCAAATTTGTAATGATATTAATTtcaagacaaaagaaaaataaaaataggaatTAATATTATGATATATTTAATCAATTAAAATCCAAACATTTTAATGTTTGAAATACCAGCTTAAAGAACAATGCTgctttaattattttctctcctaaCCTCTGCAACATCTATgtaaattagaatttttttctttcactacACAAATAATCTAATGccaaaaaaacattttgcttgGAGTCACACTATGAAATCCAGAAAATAATCCTTTTTCAAGGATAACTGAACCCAGAAAACTTACTTCTCAGTTTTCAAATGGGTATTTATACGATTTGTACCCATATTTGTTGTGTGCTAATGGACACTTTCTGCCCAAACATTGGCAGACCAATTTCCCATTCACTTCAGCTGAGCTTTTTGTCACAGTCGAAGGAGATATTTGACAATATTTAGAGAACATACTAGAAGTGTATTTAAAATGGCCTGTGAAGTTACTTGATCTGGTAATGATTGCAGAATGGTTTGCTGTGTTGCAGTTGCGGTATCAGAAGTGTTTGGTAGCCAGACCTCCCTCACAGAAAgcccggccgcccccgccgcccgcagACTCGGTGACCAGGAGAGTTACAACCAACGTAAAAAGAGGAGTCCTGTCTCTCATTGACACTTTGAAACAGAAACGCCCAGTCCCTGAGATGCCATAGCTGCTTCAGAGAGAAGATTCTCCTGCCATTTGACTGAGGATAGCAGTAGCTACACTAAGGAAATGAATGGACGCTGTCTGACCTTCCATTTCAGTTGCTGATGCTTTCTCTTCAGAGAATTTACCCCTGTCGAAGCAATGTTAGACAAGCATGTTCTCTCGTTCTTGCCACCATCATGTGATATGAAAAGAAgcatgaataattttttttgctgtcaGTGAGTTACATCATGGGCAATGGAAGGTCTGTTTGATTGTAAATACATGAACATTACCTAAACTCACACAGAAAAGAGAATATGGCCACGTCCCTCCCAGTGAACTCATGCTAAAGTCCTTGGAGTGAATGATGCCTGAGTTAAAAATTTCACCTTCTTGAGCTGGATTTATCATAAACCAATCTTAAATCCTACAGCACTTTGCTCTGTTTTCAACACTGGAATAGGTATCAAGTATTAGCAACCATTGAATTACTGTAGATTAAATaccaagtttttattttttacagaacTGCATCTGTTAGTTTTAAATTGTCTGTCAGCATTGGTCTAGCAACTACTTTAACATCTCCCTGACATGTTTTTGAATCATAGTGTCATTATGTCATCTTCTGGTTGCTCATTATGGTCTTACAGAagaattttgtttaaaacaaacCAGTGATGAAAAATCCAGAAGTGTTTTCAGTAATTGAGTTGCAGGGTGATCCACTGAAGCTTTTAAGCTTTAAACATACAAATTCAACTGCTGGCTGTTAAATTTATTCTCCTAAATCTATCATTAATTCCACAAAAATAGTTTGATCATGGAGGGCTCAAACCAATCAGGAATAAGAAGTAGTAGTTAGTGATTTTATTCTCTTAAAACTGTTATAGAGACTAAACTATTCCATACATTTTCTACACAAGTGTTTGATGAAATCTTCAGTTCACTGTCTGGTTGCATAATTCCCCCTTCCCCTCAAAGTTTGTTGCTGAATACTTAGCATGCCAGAAGAAGAACAATTACATTTCTTGTTATTTACAAAACTTCctgaaatttattttacttttaactCTCTTGTAACAAAATAAGAAGAGAGTTGTTTTTTAACAGGGTGGTGTTTCAGGTAGTACAATTGGATTTCACTGCTTTTGCTCCAAAGACTTCATCTAAATGATTTGCTTTACACACCTGCAGACCAAAATCAGCCCAGCATTGCCCTCAAAACTGTACCTCAGGCTGATTTTGAAATGCAGTCATGCATCTTCAGTCTCTTCCTTTGTCATCTTCCATCTAAACCTGCAGATTGGTACAGATTTTGGAAATGGAACATTAAGTATGTTTAACTAGTGTTAAAAATGTTTTGCCTCCATTTATAGCTAGGTTCCAGACTGTAACTGTCTCCCAAGTCTGCAAATCTTGTGATAAAGGAGCACTGGCAAAGTTATTGTTACAATAACTCACAATAactcttttcttattttaacaTGCAAGAGACTGTTATAAacaaactattttcttttttatttccttgtttgAAGAAATTAATGACCACACCTGGCGGCATAACTTAGGAACACAACAAGAAAATAATGATGATTCAAGAAGTTTCTGCACTGAAAAATGCAGGAAGATCATTACCAAACTCAGTGTGATGTATGAGCAAGTGTCAGGTGAAGGCTGGCTATGCAACTATTGTAATTAAATTTAGCTTTCTACAATACCCTCTGAAGAGCTGATCCTCTACGGATCTCAGATCTCTTCATGACCACGATTCTGCACCTCAGGCACTGAAGCAACTGTTTCCCCTCTCAAGGCTCACGCTCTTGCCACGTCCTCTGCACCACCTCTATTGCCTGtacagctggagaagctgcttaTGCTGAGTACacagggagagctggagaggagggGTGCAAACAAACCCACCCCCTTCAGCAGTACCCGTGGCTGAACTGACCACGGGGCCAGATCACAAAGCATGGGGATGGCAGCTTGCATGTAGCTTCTGTAGTTCCCAGTGCTGATCCCAGTCACCTCTGCTGGGAGCAGTGTAAAACTCACCTCCtagcacagaatcacagaactgtttggtttggaagagacctcaaagGATGTCTAGTTCCAAACCCTACTGGGGGTCACTTTTCACCTTACAAAGTTGTCCATTCAACCTGgtcttgaatatttccagggatgacTGCTCTCAAACCATGGTGGCTAACAGGTACCCTTAGGTAGGATTGTGAAGTTAGGAGATAAAAGTTTCCTTGTTTGTCATTGTGCTAGTgattcacattttattttatattaaatactTTGACAGTGTCTTTTTAAAGTTCCTGCTGACAACGTTGTGATTTGGGATTGGCAACTGTTGTACAGCAGTCAACTAATTTTAAACAGTGTAATTAAATTTTGTCATTGCATCTGCACCATGCTGATTCTCCCCAAGAGAGATCCAGACTCTCTTTAACTAAACCAACACTTAGCAAACAGCAGTGTAAAGGTTCTACATGTGTGTTGTCAAGGCTAGAACATCTGGTTAGCAATAGATGCaactgcaggcagggctgaggagaAGACAGAAAGGGGTTTGAAAAGCTGTACACCACTCGCCAGTGTATGTTTTAAGAGGTTTATGTCTGTTAACAAAATGCTGTTgattttgcaaatatttaagTAGTGTGCTTGATGATTTGACTATATGTGGCCTTTTTGCTTCAGTAGAGCTCctaattttccaaaatatttaatatacaCCCAGGTGTTTGCAGAATCAGAGCCTAATATTGCAAAGCCGATTATCTTTTGTTTCACAATATATTCAGACCATGGCCAAAAAAAGTATGTATGAGGCGTGTGTGTGTTTTTGAGCAACTGCAACTGTTCTAGTTGATGTTATAGCAACCCTTCAGTTATCTATGCATTTTTTATAATACCTAGTGATTCTGTAGGCCGGCAGCCATGTTCACTATGCCTTGTATGTCTGATGCCATATTCTAACTTAACCTGTTAAATAcagcttaaaatatttttattttatttattctatttttactGAAATATCCTGCTTTATTATGTTGATGTATTGTCTTTACTGGATGTGCTCTTGTAACATTCTCCACTCTGTATACTATAGGTTGCCTAAAAAAAGGCAGGCTTTGTAATTATTTATAGTCACATTTTTATTGAAGTCTGTAGAAGAATCATGTAAAGCAAACTAACttggtaatttttttcaatGCAAGTAGTAAGTTAGAGGTATCATGTCAGTCAGTCATGTCATTAACACACCCCCTTGCAGAAGCAAGGAGATTTATATTCACAGTCAATGACTAATAGATAAAAGCCTTTCTTTTGAAATCTGTAGTGCTGGCTGTAGGTTTTATTTAAGCCACTTACTGTTTCATTTACAGGGGAGCAAGGAGGTGTGGGAGATGCAAAGCTATGGAGGCCACCTACAGGGTAGTTAACTGGGAATAACAAAAACAGAATCCATTCACAGTAAAACAAGGCTCAGTGATATACTTCCTGTGCAGAGTCACCTGTACCTACAGAAATATTATGCCCTTCAGTGGCAGAGGAACAAAAATTGTGGAGTATCTAATAGCTCACACCAGTGCTGTCACTAAGGGTTCTACATTTCTTAGTTTTATCAATCATTTCATAGATCGTTTACCATGGAATCTAAAAGTGTTGGTGCATCACCCATGGAAAAGAGAACATTCTCATTTCAAGAGCCAGTACGGGCTCAGCATTTCAGCATTACCCCTGAATGCATTACTCCCTTCTTGGGCTCATTAATTAA
This window contains:
- the APBB2 gene encoding amyloid beta precursor protein binding family B member 2 isoform X10, whose product is MAERKNAKAMACSSLQDRTNVTLDVPLQVDFPTPKTELVQKFHVQYLGMLRVAKPVGMDTLNSAIESLMASSSKDDWLPVTMNVADATVTVINERNEEEVMVECRVRFLSFMGVGKDIHTFAFIMDTGNQHFECHVFWCEPNAGNVSEAVQAACMLRYQKCLVARPPSQKARPPPPPADSVTRRVTTNVKRGVLSLIDTLKQKRPVPEMP